A DNA window from Daucus carota subsp. sativus chromosome 3, DH1 v3.0, whole genome shotgun sequence contains the following coding sequences:
- the LOC108215326 gene encoding F-box/kelch-repeat protein At3g06240, giving the protein MENLPVEITTNIFLRLPARSLGQLQCVSKTLKTLISSPYFTKTHHAQTPPALRRLKLLFCTSSLHTLDIFNEQIQRNPRPHYLRLRSSHVRNYCGAVELVGSCNGLVCLLYASNRYSLVNPTTRAMRVLPDAGMLPARIRLSGFGYVARRDDYRVVCVGSDEVMRVFSAKDGSWRRVWALVPLPVNRGIKPVFVGGVVHWLGFDSGASPLHKVMGFDFVDEEVKMLPLCEQMSKRVITALGVLGGRLCVLSVADHDRDLDLWVMMEYGVRESWMRLCELPIVYPHSPFASVSPISYVGYEILFLADSRCLMLSDIGGGTHKTLEVELQGRGSTEEMQVAVYEETLVSPHDFICQE; this is encoded by the coding sequence ATGGAGAATTTACCAGTCGAAATCACAACCAACATCTTCCTGAGACTACCAGCAAGAAGCCTAGGCCAGCTCCAATGCGTTTCTAAAaccctcaaaaccctaatctcctCTCCCTACTTCACCAAAACCCACCACGCCCAAACCCCACCTGCACTCCGCCGCCTCAAGCTGCTCTTCTGCACGTCGTCTCTTCACACTCTCGACATCTTCAACGAGCAAATTCAGCGGAACCCACGTCCGCATTATCTCCGTCTGCGCTCCAGCCATGTCAGAAATTACTGCGGAGCGGTTGAGCTGGTGGGCTCGTGCAATGGCCTTGTGTGCCTCTTGTATGCGTCGAATAGGTACTCGTTGGTGAATCCCACTACTCGGGCGATGAGGGTTTTGCCGGACGCCGGGATGTTACCGGCGCGGATTAGGCTTTCGGGGTTTGGTTATGTGGCTCGGAGGGATGATTATAGGGTGGTTTGTGTGGGTTCGGATGAGGTGATGAGGGTTTTTTCGGCGAAGGATGGATCGTGGAGGAGGGTGTGGGCATTGGTTCCTTTGCCGGTGAATCGGGGGATTAAGCCGGTTTTTGTTGGGGGTGTGGTTCATTGGTTGGGTTTTGATTCGGGGGCTTCACCGCTTCATAAGGTTATGGGGTTTGATTTTGTGGATGAGGAAGTGAAGATGTTGCCATTGTGCGAGCAGATGAGTAAAAGGGTGATTACGGCGTTGGGAGTGTTGGGAGGGCGTCTTTGTGTTTTATCAGTGGCGGACCATGATAGGGATTTGGATTTGTGGGTGATGATGGAGTACGGGGTTCGGGAGTCTTGGATGAGACTTTGTGAATTGCCAATAGTTTATCCCCACAGCCCCTTTGCGTCTGTTTCCCCAATTTCTTACGTGGGATATGAGATTTTGTTTTTGGCTGATTCCAGGTGTCTTATGTTGTCTGATATAGGGGGTGGCACACATAAAACTCTTGAGGTTGAATTGCAAGGAAGGGGAAGCACAGAAGAGATGCAGGTGGCTGTGTACGAGGAGACTCTAGTTTCACCTCATGACTTCATTTGCCAAGAGTAA
- the LOC108211507 gene encoding F-box/kelch-repeat protein At3g06240 isoform X2, producing the protein MENLPLELNTNILTRLPVKTLGQLKCVSKPFKTLITTHHFSKTHLTKTPFKPQLLLSTSTLHTLNIFHQNHQSPPQPLPLQIPSYPFNLCGEAIQLVGSCNGLVCLYCPPNTYCLLNPTTREFRVLPDPGRFPGDARIRLSGFGYVEKCDDYMVVSIGTDNTGVGNSVIRVYPGRGDSWKTVVARVPFRVFPWVKPVYVNGVVHWLGFGGKFPPSNKIMGFDFAKEEFRVLPLSGDMNERGVKALGVLGGCVCVLLRDRALVLEMWMMMEYGDRESWIRTLSIGGSYSTDPITYIFPICYVEEKVLLLVDNETLVLYDPVVRVTECLAVKPRGRENTMDVIVYEESIVSPYGYICQDHLDRRNVAVKQKERS; encoded by the exons ATGGAGAATTTACCCTTAGAACTCAACACAAACATTCTAACAAGACTCCCAGTTAAAACACTAGGCCAACTCAAATGTGTTTCTAAACCCTTCAAAACCCTCATCACCACTCACCATTTCAGCAAAACCCACCTCACCAAAACTCCCTTTAAACCCCAGCTTCTACTCTCCACTTCAACTCTCCACACTCTCAATATCTTCCATCAAAATCACCAATCTCCACCTCAGCCACTCCCTCTTCAAATACCCTCATACCCCTTTAATCTTTGCGGTGAAGCAATTCAGTTAGTTGGTTCTTGTAATGGCTTAGTGTGCTTGTATTGCCCTCCCAATACTTACTGTCTTTTAAATCCTACTACCCGAGAATTTCGGGTTTTGCCTGATCCTGGAAGGTTTCCGGGGGATGCCCGGATTAGGCTTTCGGGGTTTGGTTATGTTGAAAAGTGTGATGATTATATGGTGGTTAGTATTGGGACTGATAATACTGGAGTTGGGAATTCTGTGATCAGGGTTTATCCAGGTAGAGGTGATTCTTGGAAGACGGTTGTGGCCCGGGTTCCTTTTCGGGTTTTTCCTTGGGTGAAGCCGGTTTATGTGAATGGTGTGGTGCATTGGTTAGGATTTGGTGGGAAGTTTCCACCAAGTAATAAGATCATGGGGTTTGATTTTGCTAAAGAGGAATTTAGGGTATTGCCGTTGTCGGGGGATATGAATGAGAGGGGGGTTAAGGCTTTGGGAGTGTTGGGTGGgtgtgtttgtgttttgttGCGAGATCGTGCTTTGGTTTTGGAGATGTGGATGATGATGGAGTATGGGGATAGGGAGTCTTGGATTAGAACACTGTCGATTGGAGGATCTTATAGTACAGATCCCATAACGTATATTTTCCCGATTTGTTATGTTGAAGAAAAAGTTTTGTTGCTTGTTGATAATGAGACTCTTGTCTTGTATGATCCAGTAGTTCGAGTAACTGAATGTCTTGCTGTTAAACCGCGGGGAAGGGAAAATACAATGGATGTGATTGTGTACGAGGAAAGTATTGTTTCACCTTATGGTTACATTTGCCAGGATCATCTAGATAGACGAAATGTTGCAGTAAAACAAAAGGAGAG GTCATGA
- the LOC108211507 gene encoding F-box/kelch-repeat protein At3g06240 isoform X1, with amino-acid sequence MENLPLELNTNILTRLPVKTLGQLKCVSKPFKTLITTHHFSKTHLTKTPFKPQLLLSTSTLHTLNIFHQNHQSPPQPLPLQIPSYPFNLCGEAIQLVGSCNGLVCLYCPPNTYCLLNPTTREFRVLPDPGRFPGDARIRLSGFGYVEKCDDYMVVSIGTDNTGVGNSVIRVYPGRGDSWKTVVARVPFRVFPWVKPVYVNGVVHWLGFGGKFPPSNKIMGFDFAKEEFRVLPLSGDMNERGVKALGVLGGCVCVLLRDRALVLEMWMMMEYGDRESWIRTLSIGGSYSTDPITYIFPICYVEEKVLLLVDNETLVLYDPVVRVTECLAVKPRGRENTMDVIVYEESIVSPYGYICQDHLDRRNVAVKQKERSDEIVMIYL; translated from the exons ATGGAGAATTTACCCTTAGAACTCAACACAAACATTCTAACAAGACTCCCAGTTAAAACACTAGGCCAACTCAAATGTGTTTCTAAACCCTTCAAAACCCTCATCACCACTCACCATTTCAGCAAAACCCACCTCACCAAAACTCCCTTTAAACCCCAGCTTCTACTCTCCACTTCAACTCTCCACACTCTCAATATCTTCCATCAAAATCACCAATCTCCACCTCAGCCACTCCCTCTTCAAATACCCTCATACCCCTTTAATCTTTGCGGTGAAGCAATTCAGTTAGTTGGTTCTTGTAATGGCTTAGTGTGCTTGTATTGCCCTCCCAATACTTACTGTCTTTTAAATCCTACTACCCGAGAATTTCGGGTTTTGCCTGATCCTGGAAGGTTTCCGGGGGATGCCCGGATTAGGCTTTCGGGGTTTGGTTATGTTGAAAAGTGTGATGATTATATGGTGGTTAGTATTGGGACTGATAATACTGGAGTTGGGAATTCTGTGATCAGGGTTTATCCAGGTAGAGGTGATTCTTGGAAGACGGTTGTGGCCCGGGTTCCTTTTCGGGTTTTTCCTTGGGTGAAGCCGGTTTATGTGAATGGTGTGGTGCATTGGTTAGGATTTGGTGGGAAGTTTCCACCAAGTAATAAGATCATGGGGTTTGATTTTGCTAAAGAGGAATTTAGGGTATTGCCGTTGTCGGGGGATATGAATGAGAGGGGGGTTAAGGCTTTGGGAGTGTTGGGTGGgtgtgtttgtgttttgttGCGAGATCGTGCTTTGGTTTTGGAGATGTGGATGATGATGGAGTATGGGGATAGGGAGTCTTGGATTAGAACACTGTCGATTGGAGGATCTTATAGTACAGATCCCATAACGTATATTTTCCCGATTTGTTATGTTGAAGAAAAAGTTTTGTTGCTTGTTGATAATGAGACTCTTGTCTTGTATGATCCAGTAGTTCGAGTAACTGAATGTCTTGCTGTTAAACCGCGGGGAAGGGAAAATACAATGGATGTGATTGTGTACGAGGAAAGTATTGTTTCACCTTATGGTTACATTTGCCAGGATCATCTAGATAGACGAAATGTTGCAGTAAAACAAAAGGAGAG GTCAGACGAGATTGTCATGATCTATCTTTAA
- the LOC108214388 gene encoding histone acetyltransferase HAC1, giving the protein MNLQPNLPNEMMMGQVPQMANSSFNAQAQNVQSGGDHRNHPDTEKVRRFVQKKIYDYLILRGQQQSSDLSAKRMIDLTRLLEKALFNAAATLDEYMNQDSLETRLLFYLKQLRNTQNQRLLQQQQMNSGLANQNQQVMQQQQVNSGFGNMNQNQQFVQHGNSSGNLSTMIPTPGGFLPLTSSMGSASSFSNGYQQPTSVFPTTSGSNNMVSSVGGGERILSQMMPTPGFVNSNNTEAYRSLESSNSGVVPTVESMMVSQPLQQKQHISGQNRRILHNVGSHIGGGIRNGTFSGGLGMMTNYAQPVNGTGSFENQLPMSQVLHHDGYGSGSADFSGSGTGNVYASLNAPGLMANNQGNQSEFLTAQQDVHVKPLIEQSVKINSQSTQSLTENVVQSHQQQLLQQPNQISQPRLQNQPNQLVQQNQLIQQNQHIQQNQHIQQNQSLPNGELQMRKNQLRWLLFLGHAKSCRAAESCAEKHCITVQKLYKHIETCTLTQCPYPRCHGTRSLLNHYKICRRTDCPVCVPARTFVNKCKESRTNDPSVNGSFSTYDNRNASGRLINQSVIDTEDVNPPTKRTKIEQPLQSPVPDPETSAQPLPAFRDSCTLPDVQYLEHRPDETCRPVKSNVTGVKLETYAQDVPHVELKKDMNENSMRLSDGVSSVPSGASGIPKDESFNAGKEVYQTKPESVTLPAENVSTTKSGKPEIKGVSLTELFTPDQVREHITGLKQWVGQSKAKAEKNQAMEHSMSENSCQLCAVEKLNFEPPPIYCTPCGARIKRNAMYYTIGAGDSRQYFCIPCYNETRGETISVDGTPCLKSKLEKKRNDLETEEGWVQCDKCEAWQHQICALFNSRRNEGGQAEFTCPNCYIAEVERGERTPLPQSAVLGAKDLPRTILSDHLEQRLFKQLKQERIDRARVQGKTYDEVPGADYLVIRVVSSVDKKLEVKPRFLDIFREVNYPNEYAYKSKVVLLFQKIEGVEVCLFAMYVQEFGADCQQPNHRRVYLSYLDSVKYFRPEIKAVTGEALRTFVYHEILIGYLEYCKKRGFTSCYIWACPPLKGEDYILYCHPEIQKTPKSDKLREWYLSMLKKASKEKVVVELTNLYDHFFVSGVGECKAKVTAARLPYFDGDYWPGAAEDIINKLQQEEDGGKLHKKGTTKKTFTKRALRASGQVDLSGNASKDLMLMHKLGETISPMKEDFIMVHLQHSCSHCCILMTSGNCWFCSQCKSFKLCDKCHEEELKLEERDRHPINQRGMHMLYPVEVTGVPADTQDTDEILESEFFDTRQAFLGLCQGNHYQYDTLRRAKHSSMMVLYHLHNPTAPAFVTTCYVCHLDIETGQGWRCEICPDYDVCNACYEKDGGVDHPHKLTNHPSIADRDAQNKEARQQRVIQLRKMLDLLVHASQCRVPECQYPNCRKVKRLFRHGMSCKIRSGGGCLLCRRMWNLLQLHARSCKISECHVPRCRDLREHFRRHQQQADSRRRAAVTEMMRQRAAEVAGGNS; this is encoded by the exons ATGAATTTACAACCCAATTTACCGAATGAAATGATGATGGGGCAAGTGCCCCAGATGGCTAATTCATCGTTTAATGCGCAGGCACAGAATGTACAGAGTGGTGGTGATCATCGAAACCACCCGGATACGGAGAAAGTTCGGAGATTTGTGCAGAAGAAGATTTATGATTATTTGATTCTGAGAGGGCAACAGCAATCGAGTGATCTTTCGGCCAAAAGAATGATTGATTTGACAAGGTTGTTGGAGAAGGCTTTGTTTAATGCGGCTGCGACTTTGGATGAGTATATGAATCAGGATTCTTTGGAGACTCGGTTGCTTTTTTATTTGAAGCAGTTGCGGAATACGCAGAATCAGAGGTTGTTGCAACAGCAGCAGATGAATTCTGGGTTGGCGAATCAGAATCAGCAGGTGATGCAGCAACAGCAAGTTAATTCGGGCTTCGGGAATATGAATCAGAATCAGCAGTTTGTGCAGCATGGGAATTCCTCCGGGAATTTGAGTACTATGATCCCGACTCCCG GTGGCTTTTTGCCACTTACTAGTAGCATGGGTAGTGCATCTTCTTTTTCTAATGGTTATCAACAGCCAACTTCAGTCTTTCCCACAACTTCGGGTAGCAACAACATGGTTTCATCAGTGGGTGGTGGTGAGAGAATTCTTAGCCAGATGATGCCTACTCCGGGATTTGTTAATTCCAATAATACTGAGGCTTACAGGAGTTTGGAGTCTAGTAATAGTGGTGTGGTCCCAACTGTTGAATCTATGATGGTATCACAGCCCCTGCAACAAAAGCAGCACATCAGTGGTCAAAACAGACGTATATTGCACAATGTTGGTAGTCATATTGGTGGTGGGATCAGAAATGGGACCTTCAGTGGTGGTTTGGGAATGATGACTAACTATGCACAGCCTGTGAATGGTACAGGTAGTTTTGAAAACCAACTGCCAATGTCACAAGTTCTGCATCATGATGGGTACGGGAGTGGTAGTGCTGATTTTTCTGGCTCTGGTACGGGTAATGTGTATGCTTCTTTGAATGCTCCTGGGCTTATGGCGAATAATCAGGGCAACCAATCAGAATTTCTCACTGCTCAACAGGATGTGCATGTAAAGCCTTTGATTGAACAGTCCGTAAAGATTAATTCTCAATCGACACAGTCATTAACTGAGAATGTTGTGCAGTCTCATCAGCAACAACTTCTCCAGCAACCTAATCAGATTTCCCAACCAAGGCTGCAAAATCAGCCAAACCAGCTAGTCCAGCAAAATCAGCTTATCCAGCAAAACCAGCACATCCAACAAAACCAGCACATCCAGCAAAATCAAAGTTTACCAAATGGCGAATTACAAATGCGCAAAAACCAGCTGAGGTGGTTATTGTTCTTGGGTCATGCCAAATCTTGTCGTGCTGCTGAATCTTGTGCAGAAAAGCATTGCATAACTGTTCAGAAACTGTATAAGCATATTGAAACATGCACACTAACTCAATGCCCATATCCTCGTTGCCATGGTACAAGGTCATTACTTAATCATTACAAGATATGCAGGAGGACAGACTGCCCTGTTTGTGTTCCGGCTAGAACTTTTGTGAACAAGTGTAAAGAATCTAGGACTAATGATCCCTCTGTCAATGGATCTTTTAGTACCTATGATAATAGGAATGCCTCAGGCAGGTTGATTAATCAGTCTGTTATAGATACAGAAGATGTAAATCCTCCTACAAAACGCACAAAGATCGAGCAGCCTCTGCAGTCTCCAGTGCCTGACCCTGAAACTTCTGCTCAGCCACTTCCTGCTTTTCGTGATTCTTGTACTCTGCCGGATGTACAGTATTTGGAACATAGACCTGATGAAACTTGTAGACCAGTGAAATCAAATGTTACAGGGGTGAAGTTGGAAACTTATGCACAAGATGTTCCTCATGTTGAGCTGAAAAAAGATATGAATGAGAACTCTATGCGATTGTCTGATGGCGTTTCTTCTGTACCCAGTGGTGCTAGTGGCATCCCTAAGGACGAAAGTTTTAATGCTGGTAAAGAAGTTTACCAGACTAAGCCTGAGAGCGTTACATTGCCTGCTGAAAACGTGAGTACAACCAAGTCTGGGAAGCCAGAAATTAAGGGAGTATCATTGACAGAATTGTTTACTCCAGATCAAGTTCGGGAGCATATCACAGGTCTCAAGCAGTGGGTTGGCCAAAGTAAAGCGAAGGCAGAAAAAAATCAAGCCATGGAACACTCAATGAGTGAGAACTCTTGCCAGTTATGTGCAGTTGAGAAGCTAAATTTTGAACCTCCACCAATTTATTGCACACCTTGTGGTGCTCGCATCAAACGAAATGCGATGTATTACACCATAGGAGCAGGTGATTCACGCCAATACTTTTGCATTCCTTGCTATAATGAAACTCGTGGAGAGACTATTTCTGTTGATGGAACTCCTTGTCTAAAGTCAAAACTTGAGAAGAAGAGAAATGATCTAGAGACGGAAGAAGGGTGGGTTCAGTGCGACAAGTGTGAAGCTTGGCAACATCAAATATGTGCATTATTTAACAGTCGGAGGAATGAAGGTGGACAAGCTGAGTTCACTTGTCCAAACTGCTATATTGCTGAAGTTGAAAGAGGAGAACGTACGCCCTTACCACAGAGTGCAGTACTTGGAGCAAAAGATCTGCCGAGAACAATTCTAAGTGATCACTTGGAGCAACGACTCTTTAAACAATTGAAGCAGGAGAGAATAGACAGGGCAAGAGTCCAGGGGAAAACTTATGATGAGGTTCCAGGAGCGGATTATCTTGTTATTAGGGTCGTGTCTTCGGTGGATAAGAAGTTGGAAGTGAAGCCACGATTTCTTGATATTTTTCGTGAAGTGAATTACCCCAACGAGTATGCATATAAGTCGAAGGTAGTGTTATTGTTTCAGAAAATAGAAGGCGTAGAGGTATGCCTATTTGCTATGTACGTTCAGGAATTTGGAGCAGACTGTCAACAGCCAAATCATCGCCGTGTTTATCTGTCCTACCTGGATTCTGTGAAGTATTTCAGGCCAGAGATTAAAGCAGTAACGGGAGAGGCACTCCGTACATTTGTATACCATGAAATTCTGATTGGCTACCTTGAATATTGCAAGAAACGTGGCTTTACGAGTTGCTACATATGGGCTTGTCCTCCACTAAAGGGTGAagactatattttatattgccATCCAGAAATTCAAAAGACCCCAAAATCTGATAAGCTCCGGGAGTGGTATTTATCAATGTTGAAAAAAGCTTCAAAGGAGAAAGTTGTGGTTGAGTTGACTAATTTATATGACCATTTCTTTGTATCTGGTGTTGGTGAATGTAAGGCTAAGGTGACTGCAGCTCGACTCCCATATTTTGATGGTGACTATTGGCCTGGTGCTGCTGAAGATATTATCAATAAGCTTCAACAAGAAGAGGATGGTGGGAAGCTGCATAAGAAAGGGACAACCAAAAAAACATTCACTAAAAGAGCTTTAAGAGCATCTGGTCAAGTTGATCTGTCTGGAAATGCCTCAAAGGATCTCATGCTAATGCATAAACTTGGTGAAACAATTAGTCCAATGAAGGAAGACTTTATCATGGTCCACTTGCAGCATTCATGCAGTCATTGTTGTATTCTGATGACTTCAGGAAACTGTTGGTTTTGCAGCCAGTGCAAAAGTTTTAAGTTGTGCGATAAGTGtcatgaagaagaactaaaacttgaagaaagagacAGGCATCCCATCAATCAGAGGGGTATGCATATGCTCTATCCTGTTGAAGTCACTGGCGTGCCTGCAGATACACAAGATACAGATGAGATTCTTGAAAGCGAGTTCTTTGATACGCGGCAGGCGTTTCTTGGTCTTTGTCAAGGTAATCATTATCAGTACGATACCTTACGCCGCGCTAAACATTCTTCAATGATGGTCCTTTACCATCTTCACAATCCGACGGCTCCTGCTTTTGTGACTACATGCTATGTATGTCATCTTGACATAGAAACTGGTCAAGGTTGGCGCTGTGAGATATGCCCAGATTATGATGTATGCAATGCTTGTTATGAAAAGGATGGAGGAGTTGATCATCCTCACAAGTTGACTAATCATCCATCAATTGCGGATCGTGATGCACAGAACAAAGAAGCTAGGCAACAAAGAGTGATTCAGCTGAGGAAAATGCTCGATCTGCTGGTACATGCATCTCAATGTCGTGTTCCGGAGTGCCAGTATCCTAATTGTCGCAAGGTGAAAAGGCTTTTCCGCCATGGCATGTCCTGCAAAATTCGTTCGGGTGGAGGCTGCCTTCTATGTAGAAGGATGTGGaatcttcttcaacttcatgCTAGATCATGCAAAATATCTGAATGTCATGTGCCTCGGTGCAGAGATTTAAGAGAACATTTCCGTAGGCATCAACAGCAGGCTGATAGTCGTCGACGTGCTGCTGTTACAGAGATGATGAGGCAGCGGGCTGCTGAGGTTGCTGGTGGTAATTCCTGA